A DNA window from Pseudodesulfovibrio thermohalotolerans contains the following coding sequences:
- the rnhA gene encoding ribonuclease HI translates to MAVSDRVTMYTDGSCLGNPGPGGYGAVLIHGEYKGEKGDNYKELAQGFKRTTNNRMELLAVIEGLSVLTRACTVDLWTDSKYVQQAITQRWLKNWQRNGWKTAAKKPVKNQDLWRKLLPLIEKHDVNFHWVKGHAGHLFNERVDDLARNAASGRDLLEDEGME, encoded by the coding sequence ATGGCAGTGAGTGATCGCGTGACCATGTATACGGACGGTTCCTGCCTGGGCAATCCCGGCCCCGGCGGCTACGGCGCGGTCCTCATCCACGGCGAATACAAGGGCGAAAAGGGCGACAACTACAAGGAGCTTGCTCAGGGTTTCAAGCGGACCACCAACAACCGCATGGAGCTGCTTGCCGTCATCGAGGGGCTGTCCGTGCTCACCCGTGCCTGCACCGTGGACCTCTGGACAGACTCCAAATACGTCCAGCAGGCCATCACCCAACGCTGGCTCAAGAACTGGCAGCGCAACGGCTGGAAAACCGCCGCGAAAAAGCCGGTCAAGAACCAGGATCTCTGGCGGAAGCTGCTTCCGCTAATTGAAAAACACGACGTCAATTTTCACTGGGTCAAGGGCCACGCGGGCCATCTGTTCAACGAGCGCGTGGACGATCTGGCCAGAAACGCCGCCTCGGGCAGGGATCTGCTTGAGGACGAAGGGATGGAGTAG
- a CDS encoding ABC transporter permease translates to MMRTLTRVVSMGLEAVWAFKLRSIFVILGVAFGIASLTLIVTAVDGANRKALEMVDMFGPDAALVFGGNFQKRAVGMRTLTLSRDDAERIRASLPGAYQVLPMRARGSQTVKAGNRSCQDVVIVGTYENYSQAWNWPLSEGRDLSAEDERIGAKVALIGETPSRELFGDESPVGRVMYVSGIPFQVVGKLSYRGVTSGGGGDVDNRIIIPLSTMVQRYNLDRKYFRALRVKFAEPDYMAAHTENLRSLLRHLHHLKPEDDDDFTILTADEVLKFLAIFKGGLTIFLGVTAGIAVLVGGFVLANLFSISVSERAEEIGLKKAMGARNSAIMLQFLVEACALTMLGGVLGLFLGLGLGQFLSRLDILTIQFSWKAFFMALAGSQAVGLVFGLKPARQAASLDPIQALRGEG, encoded by the coding sequence ATGATGCGGACCTTGACCAGAGTGGTGAGCATGGGCTTGGAAGCTGTTTGGGCTTTCAAGTTGCGGTCCATCTTTGTCATTTTGGGCGTTGCATTCGGAATCGCCTCGCTGACTTTGATCGTGACGGCGGTGGACGGCGCGAACCGCAAGGCGTTGGAGATGGTGGACATGTTCGGGCCGGACGCGGCGTTGGTATTCGGCGGCAATTTCCAGAAGCGCGCGGTCGGTATGCGCACGCTGACCTTGAGCCGGGACGACGCGGAGCGCATCCGGGCGTCGCTGCCGGGCGCGTATCAGGTGCTGCCCATGCGGGCTCGGGGCAGCCAGACGGTGAAAGCGGGCAACCGGAGCTGTCAGGACGTGGTCATCGTGGGCACCTACGAGAACTACTCCCAGGCGTGGAACTGGCCGCTGAGCGAGGGACGGGACCTTTCGGCCGAGGACGAGCGCATCGGCGCCAAGGTGGCGCTGATCGGCGAGACGCCTTCGCGGGAGCTGTTCGGGGATGAGTCGCCGGTGGGGCGGGTCATGTATGTCTCGGGCATCCCGTTCCAGGTGGTGGGCAAGCTTTCCTACCGGGGCGTGACCTCGGGCGGAGGCGGCGATGTGGACAACAGGATCATCATCCCCCTGTCCACCATGGTTCAGCGGTACAATCTGGACCGAAAGTATTTCCGGGCGTTGCGGGTCAAGTTCGCGGAGCCGGATTATATGGCCGCGCACACCGAGAACCTGCGTTCCCTGCTTCGGCACCTGCACCACCTGAAGCCGGAGGACGACGATGACTTCACCATCCTGACGGCCGACGAGGTGCTCAAGTTCCTGGCCATCTTCAAGGGCGGGCTGACCATTTTCCTGGGCGTGACCGCAGGCATCGCCGTGCTGGTGGGCGGCTTCGTCCTGGCCAATCTCTTTTCCATATCGGTTTCGGAGCGGGCGGAGGAGATCGGTCTGAAAAAGGCCATGGGCGCGCGCAATTCGGCGATCATGCTGCAATTCCTCGTGGAGGCGTGCGCCCTGACCATGCTCGGCGGCGTGCTCGGGCTGTTCCTCGGGCTGGGGCTCGGTCAATTCCTGTCGCGGCTGGACATCCTGACCATTCAGTTCTCCTGGAAGGCGTTTTTCATGGCCCTGGCCGGATCGCAGGCCGTGGGGCTGGTCTTCGGCCTCAAGCCCGCCCGGCAGGCCGCTTCGCTTGATCCCATCCAGGCCCTTCGCGGCGAGGGGTAG
- a CDS encoding ABC transporter ATP-binding protein: MTSAISLDGITKTFFQGKDDETRPGIEVLKGITLDVASGEFIALQGTSGSGKSTLLHIIGLLDRPTAGTYHLLGHDTSHLDDDQQSDLRNKALGFVFQSFYLISYATALENVILPGLYSGRPRSELVVRAESLLDRVGLADRMNFKPSRLSGGQQQRVAMARAMLNKPRILLADEPTGQLDSTTSGDIMKLFHDVHDAGQTIVLVTHDEDVASEAGRIIRLHDGRIAEDVTV, from the coding sequence ATGACCTCGGCCATCTCCCTCGACGGGATCACCAAGACCTTCTTCCAAGGGAAGGACGACGAGACCCGGCCCGGCATCGAGGTCCTCAAGGGCATCACCCTGGACGTCGCTTCCGGCGAGTTCATCGCCCTGCAAGGCACCTCGGGATCGGGCAAGTCCACCCTGCTGCATATCATAGGCCTGCTCGATCGGCCCACGGCGGGAACCTACCATCTTCTCGGCCACGACACCTCGCATCTGGACGACGACCAACAGTCCGACCTGCGCAACAAGGCCCTAGGGTTCGTGTTCCAGTCGTTCTACCTCATCTCCTATGCCACCGCGCTTGAAAACGTTATCCTCCCCGGCCTTTATTCCGGCAGGCCGCGCAGTGAACTGGTCGTCCGCGCCGAGTCGCTGCTGGATCGGGTGGGACTGGCCGACCGCATGAACTTCAAGCCCTCGCGCCTGTCCGGCGGCCAGCAGCAGCGCGTTGCCATGGCCCGCGCCATGCTCAACAAACCGCGCATCCTTCTGGCCGACGAACCCACCGGCCAGCTCGACTCCACCACATCGGGAGACATCATGAAGCTCTTTCACGATGTGCACGACGCCGGACAAACCATCGTCCTCGTCACCCACGACGAGGACGTGGCCAGTGAAGCGGGCCGCATCATCCGCCTGCACGACGGGCGCATAGCGGAGGATGTGACGGTGTAA
- a CDS encoding efflux RND transporter periplasmic adaptor subunit, whose translation MKKLIFILIAAILTGGGVWYFTAGQSAEKIKVLKTDRVKRGSVSKVLEATGIVKAQVGAQVKIGAQATGVLESVPVKVGEHVRKGELVARIDGRELKARIAEAKANLDLARAKLEYMEKNLPRKRTLVQKRLEAQDSLDVATQDAEMARFSVAAAKAKLDTLKVQLSYTSIYSPIDGVVSQVAAQEGETIVSGLSVSNLITVLNPEKLEMWIYVDETDVGRVKPGLAVRYTVDAYRNKVFEGVVDRIYPEPEIRDNIVYYRTLVEVTREQADFLRPEMTTQCKIIVQTKDDVLTVPNNALKWVKDRQVCFRVTDPNREPEEVAPKLGLIGLENSEITEGLSEGDVVATQLVLPGAKVGKKGL comes from the coding sequence ATGAAAAAACTCATATTCATTCTCATTGCGGCGATTCTGACCGGAGGCGGCGTCTGGTACTTCACTGCGGGCCAATCCGCCGAAAAGATCAAGGTTCTCAAGACCGATAGGGTCAAACGTGGGAGCGTCTCCAAGGTCCTGGAGGCCACCGGCATCGTCAAGGCCCAGGTGGGCGCGCAGGTCAAGATCGGCGCGCAGGCCACGGGCGTGCTCGAATCCGTGCCCGTCAAGGTCGGCGAGCACGTGAGGAAGGGCGAGCTTGTCGCCAGGATCGACGGCCGCGAACTCAAGGCGCGCATCGCCGAGGCCAAAGCCAATCTGGACCTGGCGCGGGCAAAGCTCGAATACATGGAGAAGAATCTCCCGCGCAAGCGCACCCTGGTCCAGAAGCGGCTTGAAGCGCAGGACTCCCTGGACGTGGCCACGCAGGACGCCGAAATGGCCCGCTTCAGCGTTGCGGCGGCCAAGGCGAAGCTCGATACCCTCAAGGTCCAGCTTTCCTACACCAGCATCTATTCGCCCATCGACGGCGTGGTCAGCCAGGTGGCCGCGCAGGAGGGCGAGACCATCGTGTCCGGCCTGTCCGTGTCCAATCTCATCACCGTGCTCAACCCGGAAAAGCTCGAAATGTGGATATACGTGGACGAGACCGATGTGGGCCGCGTCAAGCCGGGCCTGGCCGTGCGCTACACCGTGGACGCATACCGGAACAAGGTTTTCGAGGGCGTGGTGGACCGTATCTACCCCGAGCCCGAAATCCGCGACAACATCGTCTACTACCGCACCCTGGTCGAGGTCACCCGCGAACAGGCCGACTTCCTGCGACCCGAAATGACCACCCAGTGCAAGATCATCGTTCAGACCAAGGACGACGTCCTGACCGTTCCCAACAACGCCCTCAAATGGGTCAAGGACCGCCAGGTCTGTTTCCGTGTGACCGATCCGAACCGGGAACCCGAGGAGGTCGCTCCCAAGCTCGGTCTCATCGGCCTGGAGAACTCCGAGATCACTGAAGGGCTGTCCGAGGGCGACGTGGTCGCCACGCAGCTCGTCCTGCCCGGCGCCAAGGTCGGCAAAAAGGGCCTGTGA
- a CDS encoding YkgJ family cysteine cluster protein gives MALTDRLTGLFRRFRSFVLRREVEVVGHCLCCGRCCRSIRLSEEGRWLRHVSEFERLVIEAPGLGRFVPLKRDEQGFLTFDCTMLGEDNLCIRHGSRLSLCRNYPSKSLYYQGGRTLKGCGYSYRAVTFRDVLLGRKPLKPSDFSAALRREIEQEQDNRK, from the coding sequence ATGGCCCTCACTGATCGCCTGACCGGCCTCTTTCGCCGCTTTCGGTCTTTCGTCCTCCGCCGCGAGGTGGAGGTGGTCGGACATTGCCTCTGTTGCGGCCGGTGTTGCCGGTCCATCCGCCTGAGCGAGGAAGGCCGTTGGCTGCGACATGTTTCCGAGTTCGAAAGGCTGGTGATCGAGGCCCCGGGGCTGGGCCGCTTTGTCCCCCTGAAGCGTGACGAGCAGGGGTTCCTGACCTTCGACTGCACCATGCTTGGCGAGGACAATCTCTGCATCCGTCATGGGTCCCGTCTCTCTTTATGTAGAAATTATCCGTCCAAATCGCTATATTACCAGGGCGGCCGGACTCTCAAAGGGTGCGGCTACTCTTACAGGGCCGTGACGTTTCGCGATGTGCTGCTTGGCCGCAAACCGCTCAAACCCTCCGATTTCTCCGCCGCCCTGCGCCGGGAGATCGAACAGGAACAAGACAACCGGAAATGA
- the hflK gene encoding FtsH protease activity modulator HflK — translation MNWDWDKLQKQQQGRPGGKPPSFDDFQEQFDKLKKFKLPGWKLVLPILVLLWIASGFYIVEPDEVGVVKQFGKFNRITTAGPNYHIPYPVESVLTPKVTQIRRVEFGFRSVGRPLTQSFQQGVSREVKEESLMLTGDENIVSVQFIVQYLIKDAEHYLFNVNDPEQTLAHAGEAAMREVIGNGKIDDALTTGKQEIQVQTRELMQRILDNYQTGLSVVAVQMQNVHPPDEVIEAFKDVASAREDKSRFINEAEAYQRDILPKARGEASRIVNAALAYKEAKVRRSEGDAARFLAVLTEYRKAKDITRERLYLEAMETILSNPDTEKLVMSEDALKQSIPYLPLDKQPRRAAPKEAQ, via the coding sequence ATGAATTGGGATTGGGACAAATTACAAAAGCAGCAACAGGGGCGCCCCGGCGGCAAGCCGCCGAGCTTCGACGATTTTCAGGAGCAGTTCGACAAACTGAAGAAGTTTAAACTGCCCGGTTGGAAACTCGTCCTTCCTATCCTCGTCCTCCTCTGGATCGCCAGCGGGTTCTACATAGTTGAACCCGATGAGGTCGGCGTGGTCAAACAGTTCGGCAAGTTCAACCGTATCACCACGGCTGGTCCAAATTACCATATTCCATATCCTGTGGAAAGCGTTCTCACTCCGAAGGTGACGCAAATCCGCCGCGTGGAATTCGGTTTCAGGTCCGTTGGACGCCCCCTGACGCAAAGCTTCCAGCAGGGCGTCAGCCGCGAGGTAAAGGAAGAATCCCTGATGCTCACCGGCGACGAGAACATCGTCTCGGTGCAGTTCATCGTCCAATACCTTATCAAGGACGCCGAGCACTACCTGTTCAACGTCAACGACCCCGAACAGACCCTGGCCCATGCGGGCGAAGCGGCCATGCGCGAAGTCATCGGCAACGGCAAGATCGACGACGCCCTGACCACCGGAAAACAGGAAATCCAGGTCCAGACCCGCGAGCTGATGCAGCGCATCCTGGACAACTACCAGACAGGGTTGTCCGTGGTCGCGGTACAGATGCAGAACGTGCATCCGCCGGATGAGGTCATCGAGGCGTTCAAAGACGTGGCTAGCGCGCGCGAGGACAAGAGCCGCTTCATCAACGAGGCCGAAGCCTACCAGCGCGACATCCTGCCCAAGGCGCGCGGCGAGGCGTCCCGCATCGTCAACGCCGCCCTGGCCTACAAGGAGGCCAAGGTCCGCCGCTCCGAAGGTGACGCCGCCCGGTTCCTGGCCGTGCTGACCGAATACCGGAAGGCCAAGGACATCACGCGCGAACGACTCTATCTGGAGGCCATGGAGACAATCCTGTCCAATCCCGACACGGAAAAACTGGTCATGTCCGAAGACGCCCTGAAGCAATCTATACCCTATCTCCCCCTGGACAAGCAGCCCCGCCGGGCCGCTCCCAAGGAAGCTCAATAA
- the hflC gene encoding protease modulator HflC: MKKTTIIFAVAIILGAFVLTSAAFTVDQTQQAIVIQLGRPVGDKALDPGLHFKMPLIQTVVFFDARILDFDAKPEEITTTDKKYMNVDSYTKWKIIDPLTFYTKVRTIQGARARLDDIVRSQLRVALGRYTLIEVVSHKRQEIMDMVTARSKELLMPYGIEVLDVRIKRTDLPAENARSIFGRMKAERERQAKQYRSEGQEASAKIKANADKERAIILADAGKQAEIIRGEGDAQATKIYADALGQSPDFYEFTRSLEAYRNGFGKNTRFILTPKSPFLKHLQ; the protein is encoded by the coding sequence ATGAAAAAAACGACCATCATATTCGCCGTCGCCATCATACTCGGCGCCTTTGTGCTGACTTCCGCGGCCTTCACCGTGGACCAGACCCAGCAGGCCATCGTCATCCAGCTCGGTCGTCCCGTCGGGGACAAGGCACTCGACCCCGGCCTGCACTTCAAAATGCCCTTGATCCAGACCGTGGTCTTCTTCGACGCGCGCATCCTGGACTTCGACGCCAAGCCTGAAGAGATCACCACCACGGACAAGAAGTACATGAACGTTGACTCCTACACCAAATGGAAGATCATCGATCCTCTGACTTTCTACACCAAGGTGCGCACCATCCAGGGCGCCCGCGCCCGGCTGGACGACATCGTCCGCTCGCAGCTTCGCGTGGCCCTGGGCCGCTACACCCTGATCGAGGTCGTCTCGCACAAGCGGCAGGAGATCATGGACATGGTGACCGCACGGTCCAAGGAACTGCTCATGCCCTACGGCATCGAGGTGCTGGACGTGCGCATCAAGCGCACCGACCTGCCCGCCGAAAACGCCCGGTCCATCTTCGGACGCATGAAGGCCGAGCGTGAACGTCAGGCCAAGCAGTACCGCTCCGAGGGCCAGGAGGCCTCCGCCAAGATCAAGGCCAATGCCGACAAGGAACGCGCCATCATCCTGGCCGACGCCGGAAAACAGGCCGAAATTATTCGAGGCGAAGGCGATGCCCAGGCGACCAAAATCTATGCGGACGCTTTGGGGCAATCTCCCGACTTCTACGAATTCACCCGCAGCCTTGAAGCCTACCGTAACGGATTCGGTAAGAATACCAGGTTCATATTGACGCCAAAAAGCCCCTTCCTAAAACACCTTCAATGA
- a CDS encoding LexA family transcriptional regulator, with amino-acid sequence MPKKKRRCDEAQLKWFEEALERIKKATGARTQVQLAEVLDVRQSSISDAKRRCSIPADWFLKLYRSHGLDPDWLSEGVEPVYINADKAKVPADTLLRETPAPYGRMNSRGRLVAVSTMAGADKDAAEWEPKPIEELSVPESFCRPKLLVVKVDSASMDPVITRGAFVGIDRDQSEHPDGDLCAVHFPHQGLTIRRVFHQGDTFLLKADNEQYSDLTIPAEEMNDRTVGRVIWVLQNLAPM; translated from the coding sequence ATGCCCAAGAAGAAACGGAGATGTGACGAAGCGCAACTCAAGTGGTTTGAGGAAGCCCTTGAACGCATCAAGAAGGCGACCGGGGCACGTACCCAGGTCCAATTGGCCGAGGTGCTCGACGTTCGCCAGTCCAGCATTTCAGACGCCAAGCGCCGCTGCTCTATCCCCGCCGACTGGTTCCTGAAACTGTACCGCAGCCACGGCCTGGACCCCGACTGGTTGTCCGAAGGCGTGGAGCCCGTCTACATCAATGCCGACAAGGCCAAGGTCCCGGCCGACACCCTGCTCCGCGAGACCCCGGCCCCCTACGGCCGGATGAACTCCCGCGGCCGCCTTGTCGCCGTCTCCACCATGGCGGGCGCCGACAAGGATGCCGCCGAGTGGGAACCGAAGCCCATCGAAGAGCTGTCCGTGCCCGAATCCTTCTGCCGCCCCAAACTGCTGGTGGTGAAAGTTGATTCCGCGAGCATGGATCCGGTCATCACGCGCGGCGCTTTCGTCGGCATCGACCGCGACCAGAGCGAACACCCCGACGGCGATCTGTGCGCGGTCCACTTCCCCCACCAGGGACTGACCATCCGCCGAGTCTTCCATCAGGGCGACACCTTCCTGCTCAAGGCCGACAACGAACAGTATTCCGACCTGACCATTCCTGCCGAAGAAATGAACGACCGCACTGTCGGTCGAGTCATCTGGGTGCTCCAGAACCTCGCCCCCATGTAA
- the panB gene encoding 3-methyl-2-oxobutanoate hydroxymethyltransferase, with product MTTSEKPTTQAKAKPVTAPVIQGMKGGAKICCMTAYDYPSGLIADQAGVDLVLVGDSVAMVVLGREDTLSVTVDEMVHHTRAAARGVKRALLVADMPFMSFATVDRALETAHRLMSEGGAKAVKLEGGRTVVPQITALTEAGVPVMAHVGLTPQHLARFGGFKAQGKSAEATRVLVEDAQAVEAAGAFCVVLEAMPVEAAQVITEAVTIPTIGIGAGNVTDGQILVYHDALGLFDRFTPKFVRRFAELGEASRKAVELYCAEVRRTTFPGDKNTFYMPSDEVAQVRKIKIKPRKK from the coding sequence ATGACTACCTCAGAGAAGCCCACCACACAGGCCAAGGCCAAGCCCGTCACCGCCCCCGTCATCCAGGGCATGAAGGGCGGAGCGAAGATCTGCTGCATGACCGCCTACGATTATCCGTCCGGGCTCATCGCCGACCAGGCGGGCGTGGATCTCGTTCTGGTGGGCGACTCCGTGGCCATGGTCGTGCTCGGCCGCGAGGACACCCTGTCCGTGACCGTGGACGAGATGGTCCACCACACCAGGGCGGCGGCAAGGGGCGTCAAACGCGCGTTGCTCGTGGCCGACATGCCGTTCATGTCGTTCGCCACCGTGGACCGGGCGCTGGAAACCGCCCACCGTCTCATGAGCGAAGGCGGCGCCAAGGCGGTCAAACTCGAAGGCGGCCGAACCGTGGTCCCGCAAATCACCGCCCTGACCGAAGCGGGCGTGCCGGTCATGGCCCACGTTGGCCTGACCCCTCAGCACCTCGCCAGATTCGGTGGATTCAAAGCCCAGGGCAAATCCGCCGAGGCCACCCGCGTGCTCGTCGAGGACGCACAGGCCGTCGAGGCCGCCGGAGCATTCTGCGTGGTCCTGGAGGCCATGCCCGTGGAGGCGGCCCAGGTCATCACCGAGGCCGTGACCATCCCGACCATCGGCATCGGCGCAGGCAACGTGACTGACGGCCAGATTCTGGTCTACCACGACGCACTGGGCCTGTTCGACAGGTTCACGCCCAAGTTCGTCCGCCGCTTCGCCGAATTGGGCGAGGCGTCGCGCAAGGCCGTGGAACTGTATTGCGCGGAAGTCCGGCGCACCACCTTCCCCGGCGACAAGAACACCTTCTACATGCCCAGCGACGAGGTCGCCCAGGTCCGCAAGATCAAGATCAAACCCAGAAAGAAGTAG
- a CDS encoding sensor histidine kinase: MNDPNNHDPNDNLLDLTDDERLALVVERIEAKFLDYNGYDFSRRQNIALNIFFELSQEMRGREMFYAVCMAIPHALFDLESTMYILEDEETFALAACSSGKCDKESVQPWSDVMNHRLTIKGEDMYIPIRGNPEYNDMLTFEPPHNVLGCFVMRPSSGLPGHIRLFLEKYVNRVGYQLHHRIIRARNREHIAFIKSMVQDIGHNVIVPNMYFKLYFNRLKRKIEELHLTTTTILAEMNKAADPEQIREGNRLAQIVGGIEAQYQEIYSHYESTSMFLETLLRRQHFEEGRYVLDKRDVNLRTTVVDPMVERFRHRFDEQDIRFSLARECAEDQVIRLTLDRGLIAQVLDNLLSNALKYTEDTSVDGGRKERHVSYGWKVVDDFFGPDKPGIRLWIASTGNPLDLKEPLEVFKPGFRAKNVASRPGTGHGLYFVRQVVELHGGKVSYTHTDQRNVFSFVLPFERS, encoded by the coding sequence ATGAACGATCCCAACAACCACGACCCGAACGACAACCTGCTCGATCTCACCGATGACGAGCGCCTCGCCCTCGTGGTGGAACGCATCGAGGCGAAGTTTCTCGACTACAACGGGTACGACTTCTCCCGGCGGCAAAACATCGCCCTGAACATATTCTTCGAACTCTCCCAGGAAATGCGCGGCCGGGAGATGTTCTACGCGGTCTGCATGGCCATCCCCCACGCCCTGTTCGACCTGGAATCGACCATGTACATCCTGGAGGACGAGGAGACCTTCGCCCTGGCCGCCTGCTCCTCCGGCAAATGCGACAAGGAGTCCGTTCAGCCCTGGAGCGACGTGATGAACCACCGCCTGACGATCAAGGGCGAGGACATGTACATCCCCATCCGGGGGAACCCGGAATACAACGACATGCTCACCTTCGAACCGCCCCACAACGTCCTGGGCTGCTTTGTGATGCGCCCCTCCTCCGGCCTCCCGGGACACATCCGCCTCTTCCTCGAAAAATACGTCAACCGCGTGGGCTACCAGCTCCACCATCGCATCATCCGGGCCCGCAACCGCGAGCATATCGCCTTCATCAAGTCCATGGTTCAGGACATCGGGCATAACGTCATCGTACCCAACATGTACTTCAAGCTCTATTTCAACCGGCTCAAGCGCAAGATCGAAGAGTTGCACCTGACCACCACCACCATCCTCGCGGAGATGAACAAAGCCGCCGACCCGGAACAAATACGGGAGGGCAACCGGCTGGCGCAGATCGTCGGCGGCATCGAGGCCCAGTACCAGGAAATATACAGCCACTACGAGTCCACTTCGATGTTCCTTGAGACCCTGCTCAGGCGGCAGCATTTCGAGGAGGGGCGCTACGTGCTCGACAAGCGGGACGTTAACCTGCGCACCACGGTGGTCGACCCGATGGTCGAACGGTTCCGCCACCGATTCGACGAGCAGGACATCCGCTTCTCACTGGCCCGGGAATGCGCCGAGGATCAAGTCATCCGGCTGACCCTTGACCGAGGACTCATCGCACAGGTTCTGGACAATCTGTTGTCCAACGCTCTCAAATACACCGAAGATACTTCGGTCGACGGCGGCAGGAAAGAGCGGCACGTGTCGTACGGCTGGAAGGTCGTCGACGATTTCTTTGGCCCGGACAAACCCGGCATCCGCCTGTGGATAGCTTCCACGGGCAACCCGCTCGACCTCAAGGAGCCGCTGGAGGTCTTCAAGCCCGGATTCCGCGCCAAGAACGTGGCCAGCAGGCCCGGCACCGGCCACGGCCTCTACTTCGTCCGCCAGGTGGTTGAACTGCACGGCGGCAAGGTCTCTTACACCCATACCGACCAGCGCAACGTGTTCTCGTTCGTTCTCCCGTTCGAGCGGTCCTAG
- a CDS encoding LysE family translocator produces MDWDTYLVFLAATVAVLLIPGPTVMMVVGSALAQGRRAAVPLALGVGLGNAVAAAASLAGLGVLLAASAELFTLFKWAGAAYLIYLGVKTWLAAPDTGAEPKPARRAKGRTHLLNACVVTATNPKAIVFLCAFLPQFITPNRPYLPQLLVLELTVQVLTMLVALFYALLAVQAHRLVADPGSMRLINRIGGTSLIGAGILTAALKRT; encoded by the coding sequence ATGGATTGGGATACCTATCTGGTGTTTCTGGCCGCCACCGTGGCGGTGCTGCTCATTCCCGGCCCCACCGTGATGATGGTGGTAGGCAGCGCGCTGGCGCAGGGCAGGCGCGCCGCCGTGCCGCTCGCTCTCGGCGTGGGGCTGGGCAACGCCGTGGCCGCAGCGGCTTCCCTGGCCGGGCTGGGTGTGCTGCTGGCCGCTTCCGCCGAGCTGTTCACCCTCTTCAAATGGGCCGGGGCCGCTTACCTCATCTACCTGGGCGTCAAGACGTGGCTGGCCGCCCCGGACACCGGCGCGGAGCCGAAACCCGCCCGGCGCGCAAAGGGCCGAACCCACCTGCTCAACGCCTGCGTTGTCACGGCCACCAACCCCAAAGCCATCGTATTCCTGTGCGCCTTCCTGCCCCAGTTCATCACCCCGAACCGTCCCTATCTGCCCCAGTTGCTCGTTCTGGAGCTCACGGTTCAGGTCCTGACCATGCTCGTGGCCCTGTTCTACGCCCTGCTCGCGGTCCAGGCCCACCGCCTCGTCGCCGATCCGGGCTCCATGCGGCTCATAAACAGGATCGGCGGCACCTCGCTTATCGGCGCGGGCATTCTCACCGCCGCCCTCAAGCGGACTTAG